The DNA segment TTTAtatttttgttacttttttaGTTATATATTTGTTAATATGTTTGTAAAATTAGAGATTACACATTTACACCAGCTTTAtatttttgttacttttttaGTTATATATTTGTTAATATGTTTGCAAGGCCGTCTCCGAGAAGTTTAGGAGTTCTCAAGGCCCTGTGCGAGTTTAAAAAAATGCCCCCTAAGACGCGCTCTCTCTCTACACACACACACCAGTTATAAAATGATAAATGAGCCAAAACTAAATAGGTTATcgttttagtatttttttttcattaaatTAAATCCCTGACGCAATTTTAATGGCTTATACATATGTTCTTTAAACATTTAAAAcatcatattaaaaaaaaaaaaaaaaaaaaaaaaaaaaaaaaaactttcaaatCATATTATAGAATATATTACAATTCAATGAAccaaaggttatatttttaatgaaaaatgtTTAAAGCCTAATAGAAACATGGAGcaaagcaaaacaaaacaaaaggtGAGCTAGGAAATAAGTCAGCTTGGATATGATGGGTGTACAAAGCCCAGTTAAAAAAATAAGTCTGAAGAAAATAAATGAACGATTCGGCAAGGATCGAACTATTAATCAATGCTTCCGTTTACAACTGCGTTTTTCACTAAATCATATAGTCATTATGTGCTAACCTTTATTTGTatagtatatattaaaaaatttctTCTAGGCCTCCGGGCTAATGGGCCCTGTGCGGTGGCACCTTCCGCACAGGCCCAAAGCCGGCTCTGTATGTTTGTAATATCTTCCATTTTTTGAAACCATTTATGACATGTAAGTTTTCGAAGCACCATTCCCATTTTACTGGAGAATCTTCCATTTTGTTGTAGTGAAAATATTACCTTATGAGCAAGTCTTTGAATCTTACAGAAGAAACCATCTCAAGATTCGTGGTGTCAAAGCTTTATCGGTAATGCACATACACATAGATGGTGGCTTTTATACCGGGTGAGCCAGGGTTCGTTTCAAATCGAGAACGGAGCTCAAAGAGGTTTGCTTCCCTTTTTGAGTGATTTTATTAGCTTAAGTCGTGTAGTATCTAATGTGAAACTATTTATAATTCACTTACCTTATAAAAGCTACACGACCACTTGTTTTGGATGGATATAAGCAATGTAGTATCTGATGTTGCAGCAAAAGTCTTACAGATGCCCTTCTCTCCCCTTCACTTCTATTCAGTATCAAAAATAGATATAAACAATGAATAAACTATCATTTGGATATTAGCAATCTTAGATATTAGCACATATATATTTTGGATATAGTTATCTAGTTTAGGTGATAGATTTATTTTGTATATTAGTATAGTTGTCTTTTCCTAAAATAGTGCTAGGGTTGTTATGATTGTATCCTTATATAAAGGGTTCCTGATTGTATTGTAATTCATTCAGAAATTATATACCATAAGAATAATACTTTTTATGCTATCAGAGCTTTGGTTCTGACTCTCTAATCTTTCTGTAGACGATCCTCTAGAATCATCGAATAAATCCAGCAGCCTACATCTTGCTTATTCGGTTACTAATGTTCAAACAAAGATACAAGCCTTAGCCGGAACGAAGGTTATGTACTCTTCCTGGGTTAAATTATTTAAGCTTCATGCCACTGCCTACCAGGTTCTCAACCATATTGATGGTATTGTTGCTCCTGCTGAAACAACCGTTGAATTTGCAACCTGGAAAGAACTCGATGATTTGGTGCTACAGTGGATCTACAACACTATATCTGATGACTTGCTCGTTCGTGTATTAGAAACGGACTCTAAAGCGCGTGATGCATGGGTCAAactcaaaaaaatatttttaagtaATAAGAATGTGTGGGCTGCTGCACTGGAAACACGTTTCTGTAACCTAACCCTTGCTGCGTGTTCATATTTGGACGATTATTGTCAGCGTCTCAAGGATCTCTCCACTCAACTTGAGGACGTTGACCACCCTGTTACCGAATCTCGGCTGGTTCTTCAACTAGTTCAAGGGCTACCTGCTGAATACGACACAACCGCGTCCCTTATTAATCAAAACCATGCGGACTGGGACCTTGCAAGAAGCATGCTTCAAGATGAACTTATTCGTCTTGAAGTTCGTAATAAAATCGTCACAATCAGTCTTGGTTGCTGAGTCTATTTCATCTAATTCGACCCAACAACAACCTCAGTATAACCAACAGGCTCCCCCATCTAACTCTAATCAATCTCAATATTATAAGAAAAATCACGGTAGAGGTCGAAGCCGTAATTCCAGGGACGGACAAGGATGCGGCAGTGGGCGTGGCCAACAATACTACAACTCGAACTAGCAATACTACAACTCGAACTGGGCCATGCAAAATCAGAACTACCCACAATGGGCCTGGTGGAACACTCCACCATGCCCTTTCCCAACCCAAAGTAATTATCGGCCCACTACCCCTTTTTTCTCCGCCTAACGGCCCATACCAAGCAGCCCACTTGTCGGCTCGCCCTATCCAGCCTACCCTAGCCCACAAAGCCGAGTTACACTCCACCCCAACATCACTACCCATCCGCCCCTTACCAACCCACTTAAAATCAAACCATGGCCCAAACACCTATCAATAACCAACCCACATACGATTCTTTAACCCTTCAGATCTCAATGTAGCAATGTCTTCCATGCAGCTTCACCACACATGCCACTGATGACCAAGGTATGATTCACAAACCCGACTCATTAACTGTACGTAGTAAACTTTTAGTTGGTAATGGTGCTTGTTTACAAATACACGGGTCTGGGACCGGCTATCTTTCCCTTCCTAATCGCACTTATATCTTACCAAACATCCTTTACCATGAAATAAAATAGTTTGATGTTATTTGTATAAGAAAATAATCACCGGTATGTGTGTAACTTTTATTTTTACAACAATGAACAATACCAACATCAACTCTATGGGCAATCTTAGGTACCAAGAAATAAAATAGTTTGATGTTGTTCGTATCAAAAAATAACCACAGCTTTACAACAATGAACAATACCAACATCAACCTTATTTCTCTATGTGCAGCAACACCACAGTAAAAGCAAATTTCAAAATCTACAAATTATGTCACGTTCACAAGAAAGGAAAAAAAGAAAACAAGTATTGtggctttatggtttaagtttttcaaGCTATGCCTGCAACAACAGTGGAAGCATTGCGTTATAGTGGAGAATCTTCTCTTTTTCAAACAATTGATGACGTGTAAGTTTTCGACGCACTATTTTCCTGTTGAAAACGTAGCTATCAATGTAAATTTGTTTcgataaaaaaataattatggaTATAATTACAATTTAATACATATCTTACCCATGGTAGGTTTTCACTCGAATTTGTTTTCCATCCAAAACTAGTGGTTGTGTAGCCTTTTTAAGCTAAGTGAATTATAAATTGTTCCACATTAGATACTACGCAACTTAAGCCAATAAGATAATTCAAAAAGGGAAGCAAACCTCTTTGAACTTCGTTCTCGATTCGAATTGAACCTTGGCTGACCTGGTATAAAAACCATCATTTGTGTGTATCAATAAAGCTTTTATACCAGGTCAGCTAATGTTCAATTCGAATCGAGAAAGGACGTCAAAAAGGTTTGCTTCTTTTTTGAATTATCTTATTGGCTTAAGTCATGTAATGTGGAAACTATTTATAATTCCTTTAGCTTAAAAAAACTACTCAACCACTAGTTTTGGATGGAAAATCAAATTCGGATGAAAACTTACCGTGGGTAAGCTAATATTATAAATTGTAATGATATCAACAATTATTATTTTATTGAAACAAATTTACATTGATAGTTACGTTTTCAACAGATTACACAAGCACAAAGATTACTTTGTCAAAATAGAATTTGATGTGGGTATTGTCGGATTATTCAAACTGGATCTCTTCGCCTAAGGACATAGAAAGAGTAATGATACGAAAGCAAAGTTAGTAAGTTTGTAAAAAGCCAAATTGCGTTGTTTAAACCTTTATATGTATTCTTTCAAATTATCATAACGAATGTTGGTTACATAGGCTTACAAGATGTTGGAAGACGCATTTCATCGTGTTAACTACCGCAGAATTCATATTCTTCATCATGACGAAAACAGTTtgaatattaatattaatttttttatttatagttTTTTCTTGCCTACTTGGTAACATTAATTTTCTGTTGTAAAAGTGCTATTGTGACATTTGAGGATGGCACAAATCAAGAAGAAATTTTGCGAATAGCGAACGAAGTTCTAAAGAAAGTTCGTCCGACAAACACAGGCTAATCGTTCGGTGTTTGCTTCTTTTGTGTGTTTCTTTTGCTTCCAGAAATTGTAAACATATTGGAGTTGCACTCAATAATGAAAGGCATACAACTTTTAAAGACACCAACATGTGGTACAAGTGGACTATACTACTTTcataaacaaagttaaaacataagttagTTTTTACTTTTTAAGTGGTTATTATGATTTGGTTTTACTTAAAATTAAAGACAAGTAGCGAAGTAATTTATTCTAGTTGATTCATTGTTTTTAGATTCTCCACATTCATAAATAAAGCAAGATATAAAATTTCTAGGTCGGTTGAACGGTTCGGGTTCCGGGTCTGTTCAATGTTTTACCTTAATTTTTTCTAGTTTTTAGATCTAGGATATCAAGTTTCCTACTCCTAAGAGTATTCTGAATCTGGCTAGACTTGTTAAAAGAAAGGCTTAATAACCTGCACCTAATAAATAGTATTCTGAATCTACTGGCATAGAAAAAAACAAACCCTTGTCTACTATTAAACATTTTATCATTTGTACCGAATTCATATTAATCAGAAAGATCACATGCAATCAAACATAAGCCATAATACAACACTATGGGACCTAATTACTCGGAATTAATcgacaacctctcacctcacGGATATTGAAAAATGGTAGAACACTTAAACCTAAACAAATCCTGATAATCACTCCTATGGTAATTGTGCACAATTAACCACAAACTAATAAAAACACACATTAGTTGATCTAACATGAACCTATTCTATGAAAGACATTCAACAAGGATCATG comes from the Helianthus annuus cultivar XRQ/B chromosome 4, HanXRQr2.0-SUNRISE, whole genome shotgun sequence genome and includes:
- the LOC110934718 gene encoding uncharacterized protein LOC110934718 gives rise to the protein MYSSWVKLFKLHATAYQVLNHIDGIVAPAETTVEFATWKELDDLVLQWIYNTISDDLLVRVLETDSKARDAWVKLKKIFLSNKNVWAAALETRFCNLTLAACSYLDDYCQRLKDLSTQLEDVDHPVTESRLVLQLVQGLPAEYDTTASLINQNHADWDLARSMLQDELIRLEVRNKIVTISLGC